In Gossypium hirsutum isolate 1008001.06 chromosome D06, Gossypium_hirsutum_v2.1, whole genome shotgun sequence, one genomic interval encodes:
- the LOC107910079 gene encoding F-box protein CPR1, whose translation MKANLSLDLIVDILSRLPVKHLLCLRCVSKLWRSLIDDPDFINLHLRHSLDSRTNHTLILKNTDLHTADLASLGPFAKLEHPLMSYNHGVEIQGSCNGLLCIRNIVEDMAIWNPSTRKYQVLPFLNSCKGYVCGFGHDPIADDYKVVKIIQLGGADGKPLESEVKVCSLKRNRWRKIQDIPCVSSFPVANGVFASGALHWVLTQKLDLSEENTIVALDLATESFREVPQPEYERMIYQLNVGVLGGCLCVVANHGDARVDLWVMKEYGVKESWTILFSLVSEDVIGSLRFLKPLAYSRCGNQVLLEHDKINLFWYDLEKKKADDVWVPGMPFSYETEVCLQSLVSLNVKRRQQNGEDNREPKKMDDFLSEGFKLVL comes from the exons ATGAAGGCAAATCTCTCACTCGACTTAATCGTCGACATCCTCAGCCGTTTACCCGTTAAGCATCTTCTATGCTTGCGATGCGTTTCCAAGCTGTGGCGATCTTTGATCGACGATCCCGATTTCATCAATCTGCACCTCCGCCACTCCCTCGACTCCCGCACTAACCACACCCTCATCCTCAAAAACACCGATCTTCACACCGCCGATCTCGCCTCCCTCGGCCCTTTCGCCAAGCTGGAACACCCTTTGATGAGCTACAACCATGGCGTCGAGATCCAGGGTTCTTGCAACGGCTTGCTCTGTATCCGTAACATAGTTGAAGACATGGCTATTTGGAACCCTTCCACTAGGAAGTACCAAGTTTTACCTTTTCTCAATTCTTGCAAGGGTTACGTCTGCGGATTCGGGCACGACCCGATTGCCGATGATTACAAGGTGGTTAAAATTATTCAGCTGGGTGGGGCTGATGGTAAGCCTTTGGAATCGGAGGTTAAAGTATGCAGCTTGAAGAGAAATAGGTGGAGGAAAATTCAAGATATCCCTTGTGTTTCTTCTTTCCCTGTAGCCAATGGGGTTTTTGCTAGTGGTGCTTTACACTGGGTTCTCACTCAAAAACTTGATCTTTCGGAGGAAAATACGATTGTTGCGTTGGATTTAGCTACTGAAAGTTTCAGGGAAGTGCCTCAACCGGAGTACGAAAGAATGATATATCAATTGAATGTTGGAGTATTGGGAGGATGTTTATGTGTGGTAGCTAATCATGGTGATGCTCGAGTTGATCTTTGGGTGATGAAGGAATATGGGGTGAAGGAGTCTTGGACTATACTATTTTCTCTTGTAAGTGAAGATGTGATTGGTTCATTGAGGTTTCTCAAACCTCTGGCTTACTCTAGGTGTGGTAATCAAGTTTTGTTGGAACATGATAAGATAAATCTTTTCTGGTATGATTTGGAAAAGAAGAAAGCTGATGATGTCTGGGTCCCTGGTATGCCCTTTTCCTATGAAACTGAGGTTTGCTTGCAAAGCCTTGTTTCACTTAATGTCAAGAGAAGGCAGCAAAATGGAGAGGATAATAGGGAACCTAAAAAGAT GGATGATTTCCTATCAGAGGGGTTCAAATTAGTGTTATAG